In Fusarium poae strain DAOMC 252244 chromosome Unknown contig_2, whole genome shotgun sequence, a single genomic region encodes these proteins:
- a CDS encoding uncharacterized protein (SECRETED:SignalP(1-21)~CAZy:GH3), with amino-acid sequence MHVPIAWMSLTGLILVPHTSARSAPSWEDASEQARRFVAQLNMTEKIGIATGGYRLNGPACVGTIGKVERLGFKGICFSDGPSGYARSDGSSVFSSGLTAAASWDKRLIYERAVAIGEEFRAKGSHVHLGPSCGPMGRSALGGRNWEGFGPDPYLSGVAMHASVSGIQSAGVQASSKHFIGNKQETHRTAVTNPDGTVVEALSSNIDERTLHELYLWPFADAVKAGTASVMCSYNRVNQTYSCANQHLLSLLKDELAFPGYVVSDWFATHGTTDFANAGLDLEMPGPVSKEYGASYFGDDLLDAIGDDNVTESRLTDMAERVLRPYFLLGQDKGFPTLDPASNAALGVNQFGYKNPPFPITPIPARDVRGDHAKIIRKLGAAATAAQERQWHLALEEASRYRCNASISYEMGTLDQGGGSGIVRHTDLIAPLDAIRERVRKQKGGRVQILLDHKEIIAGKFRSIYPIPDVCLVFLKAFAAEGQDRQTLDLDWNATKVVESVASLCSNTVVVVNGPGIVLMPWADNENVTAILSAHYPGEEIGNSIVDVLWGDTEPAGRLPYTIPKKLSDYGAPIYNLTKPATSPDAWSVDYTEGQLIDYRHFDAKNIESQYEFGFGLSYTTFEMSKKLTVDMATGIKAQVDESKGKAPGGWVDLWAQAATVTVKVHNTGKRDGYAVPQLYVSFPQDTTPSGTPVRVLRGFEKVHVKAGETKKVVLPLQRRDLSFWDEAARQWVIPKGTFTFADGFSSRDLRAKTKMPVLG; translated from the exons ATGCACGTCCCAATTGCGTGGATGAGCCTTACAGGCCTCATTCTCGTCCCCCATACTTCCGCGAGGTCAGCACCTT CCTGGGAAGATGCTTCCGAACAAGCCCGTCGCTTTGTAGCCCAGCTCAATATGACTGAGAAGATTGGCATCGCTACAGGCGGTTATCGCTTGAATGGGCCTGCTTGCGTTGGCACCATCGGCAAAGTCGAGAGGCTAGGATTTAAGGGAATCTGCTTTTCTGACGGTCCTTCTGGATATGCCAGGTCCGACGGTTCCAGCGTCTTCTCTTCTGGCCTGACTGCAGCTGCTAGTTGGGACAAGCGTCTCATCTATGAACGTGCCGTTGCCATTGGAGAAGAGTTTAGGGCAAAAGGTTCTCACGTACATCTTGG ACCATCCTGTGGTCCTATGGGCCGTAGCGCCCTTGGCGGACGAAACTGGGAGGGCTTTGGCCCCGACCCTTACCTCTCTGGTGTCGCCATGCACGCTTCCGTCTCTGGCATCCAATCTGCCGGTGTACAAGCGTCCTCCAAGCACTTCATTGGCAACAAGCAAGAAACCCACCGCACCGCTGTTACTAACCCGGACGGAACCGTCGTCGAGGCTCTGAGCTCCAACATTGATGAACGCACTCTTCATGAACTGTACCTCTGGCCTTTTGCCGACGCTGTCAAAGCCGGCACTGCCAGTGTCATGTGTTCCTACAACCGGGTTAACCAGACCTATTCCTGCGCGAACCAACACTTGCTCTCGCTGCTGAAGGACGAGCTCGCGTTTCCGGGCTACGTCGTTTCCGACTGGTTCGCAACACACGGCACAACCGACTTCGCCAACGCAGGGCTCGACCTGGAGATGCCAGGACCTGTCAGCAAAGAGTATGGCGCCTCGTATTTCGGCGATGATCTTCTGGACGCAATCGGCGATGACAACGTGACGGAAAGTCGACTCACTGACATGGCCGAGAGAGTTCTGAGGCCGTACTTCCTTCTGGGTCAGGACAAGGGTTTCCCTACTCTAGATCCTGCTTCCAATGCTGCCCTTGGCGTCAACCAATTTGGTTACAAAAATCCCCCGTTCCCAATTACACCTATCCCTGCCCGCGATGTTCGAGGCGATCACGCCAAGATTATTCGAAAACTAGGTGCCGCTGCCACTGCTGCTCAAGAACGTCAATGGCACCTTGCccttgaagaagcaagcCGATATCGGTGT AACGCGTCCATTTCCTATGAGATGGGCACTCTTGACCAGGGTGGCGGCTCTGGCATAGTCCGCCACACCGACCTCATCGCCCCGCTGGACGCCATTCGAGAACGTGTGCGGAAACAAAAAGGTGGCCGGGTACAGATCCTTCTCGACCACAAGGAAATCATCGCGGGCAAGTTCAGGTCCATTTACCCCATCCCTGATGTCTGTCTGGTCTTTCTCAAGGCATTTGCGGCAGAAGGCCAGGATAGACAGACACTTGACCTTGATTGGAATGCTACCAAGGTCGTCGAGAGTGTAGCCTCGTTGTGTTCTAATACTGTTGTTGTCGTCAACGGTCCGGGTATTGTTTTAATGCCCTGGGCCGACAACGAGAACGTGACTGCTATTCTTTCGGCCCATTACCCTGGCGAGGAGATCGGTAACTCCATCGTGGATGTTCTCTGGGGCGATACGGAGCCCGCTGGCCGTTTGCCATATACCATTCCCAAGAAGCTAAGCGATTACGGTGCACCTATCTACAACCTAACTAAGCCCGCCACCAGCCCTGATGCATGGTCAGTTGATTACACTGAAGGTCAACTCATCGATTACCGACACTTTGACGCCAAGAACATCGAGTCTCAGTATGAGTTCGGGTTCGGCTTGTCATACACCACCTTTGAGATGTCAAAAAAGCTCACCGTTGACATGGCCACCGGCATCAAAGCTCAAGTGGATGAGTCCAAGGGCAAGGCACCTGGAGGATGGGTTGATCTCTGGGCGCAGGCAGCTACCGTAACTGTCAAGGTGCACAACACTGGCAAACGGGACGGATACGCAGTGCCTCAGTTGTATGTTTCGTTCCCGCAAGACACAACGCCATCTGGCACCCCAGTGCGGGTTCTGAGGGGTTTCGAAAAG
- a CDS encoding uncharacterized protein (TransMembrane:2 (o208-224i358-377o)) codes for MSLSNNETSPSIPSTERAPRRHHRKSRNGCANCKSRRVKCDEQKPQCLNCARRELRCSFLPPDSSHAASPCGTLGSASSTPACDAILVAQVPSPSLPDAPQTLSPEPASEGLDIEDFSLLHHYTVFTSHTLAIVPGLDTFMRINLPRIAFSNNFLLHGTLAIAALHLSRFKRNASEANLYMMKALHHYGTALRTATSLMPSINSRNGPALYLFSMLSFSFTLGLRPKPGDFLLFGQQGIAQWLGQLQGMRSLLETQPELFQDDTLAPMFQLSVRSLAQPVSSTDHFPQLREQIQQAASGDPELVHYLKALDQLSQRFDSAFLSTSRVAQLSPQQVFVWVYQLDDEFVRLLQEEKPIPLVILSYFCILLNRLSSFWWIRGWPEHLLSEIHSSLDEEYKVWMRRPMEETGWIPG; via the exons ATGTCACTCAGCAACAACGAAACGAGCCCGTCGATCCCATCTACAGAACGGGCACCGCGCAGACATCACCGGAAATCCCGAAACGGCTGTGCCAATTGCAAATCCCGTAGAGTCAAG TGTGACGAGCAAAAGCCACAGTGTTTGAACTGCGCGAGGCGGGAGCTTCGCTGTAGTTTCCTACCGCCAGACTCTTCTCATGCAGCATCGCCTTGTGGAACCTTGGGCTCGGCGTCTTCGACTCCAGCTTGCGACGCAATACTTGTCGCGCAGGTTCCATCTCCTTCACTGCCAGACGCTCCTCAGACACTTTCCCCAGAGCCGGCCTCGGAAGGGCTAGACATCGAGGATTTCTCCTTACTCCATCACTACACCGTCTTCACGTCTCATACTCTAGCCATTGTCCCAGGACTGGACACTTTCATGCGCATCAACCTCCCACGAATTGCCTTCTCCAACAATTTCCTCCTCCATGGCACCCTCGCCATTGCCGCGCTTCACCTATCGCGCTTCAAAAGAAATGCATCCGAGGCCAACTTGTACATGATGAAGGCACTGCATCACTACGGCACCGCCCTCCGAACAGCAACTTCTCTTATGCCAAGCATCAATTCCCGGAACGGCCCAGCGCTGTACCTATTTTCCATGCTGTCTTTCTCCTTCACCTTGGGGCTGAGGCCCAAACCCGGCgatttcctcctcttcggaCAACAGGGCATTGCGCAGTGGCTCGGACAGCTCCAAGGTATGAGGTCTCTTCTCGAGACACAGCCCGAGCTTTTCCAGGATGATACCCTGGCCCCAATGTTCCAGCTCTCTGTGCGCAGCTTGGCGCAGCCAGTTTCCAGCACCGACCATTTCCCCCAGCTGCGCGAACAGATTCAGCAGGCCGCCTCTGGAGACCCGGAACTAGTGCATTACTTGAAAGCATTAGATCAGCTGTCGCAGAGATTTGATTCCGCCTTCCTTTCTACTTCCAGAGTAGCGCAACTCTCCCCCCAACAGGTCTTTGTTTGGGTCTATCAATTGGATGATGAGTTCGTGCGTCTGTTGCAGGAGGAAAAACCAATTCCGCTTGTCATTCTTTCCTATTTCTGCATTCTTCTTAATCGTCTCAGTTCGTTCTGGTGGATCCGCGGGTGGCCAGAACATCTATTGTCAGAGATTCACTCTTCACTTGACGAAGAATACAAGGTTTGGATGCGGCGACCGATGGAGGAAACTGGTTGGATTCCAGGCTGA
- a CDS encoding uncharacterized protein (CAZy:GT1) — MYKNDKPLPKLPAPRRPSSVAPYEPDEAPPQYTEEAKATEQILNDVVGATADGRIDLNLDSKLCRTLSLLIDRNAPELNFDRPVSIAPPAYTEPTECHIRLNIVIQVVGSRGDVQPFVALGNDLQRHGHRVRLATHDSFADFVLKSGLEFYPIGGDPTELMAYMVKNPGLIPSVKSLRAGDIQTKRLMIAEMLEGCWRSCTEPDPLSKQPFVADAIIANPPSFAHVHCAQALGIPLHLVFTMPWSSTKHFCHPLANINAKDSGISPAVANQISYMAVEWMTWQGLGDIINTWRQSLDLEDIPFSEGAGLLETLQIPFTYCWSPALIPKPLDWPDHIDVCGFFFRDTPQYTPEPSLATFLRDGPPPIYIGFGSIVIDDADKLTATLVDAVKGTGVRAIISKGWTDKDIFYLGDCPHEWLFQQVTAVIHHGGAGTTACGLLNGKPTAIVPFFGDQPFWGTMVHAAGAGPMPISQKMLDSQNLSHAIRYCLTPGALAAARGMAEKMRQENEVRQAVNSFHANLPLDKMRCDIIPGLPAAWSYKTGSQHLKLSKAAAEVLTSSSRVKWVDLKRYESRPIDIQRRRYDPLTAVISSGFKMYTGIVASAADIVIKPAQVLMAERPNTGDPKSVGKSNTQALEDPVYGRSAALDLPSGDQIKKNHKSRAGAAVSGSAGAFGDVFKAVGKGIYLDIPHALEEGMRVAPRLYGGEVYDPGPVTGWKSGGIAAVKNFSHGIVEGVGGLVMSPVRGAKKEGTVGAAKGVGIGVLNLTTKVTSGTLGLLTFTSQGAYKSVRASMRRDTRKTIKQSRQAEGIAIMREGKHRVDTGAVLMAFDHRVARMPESKQWIDLSGSKR; from the exons ATGTATAAAAATGACAAGCCACTACCTAAGCTACCAGCGCCGAGGCGCCCTTCGTCTGTTGCACCGTATGAACCGGATGAGGCTCCCCCTCAATATACCGAAGAAGCTAAAGCTACTGAACAAATCTTGAACGACGTAGTAGGAGCGACGG CCGATGGGCGTATCGACCTAAATCTCGACTCTAAACTTTGCAGAACTCTTTCTCTACTCATTGACCGCAATGCGCCTGAGCTAAATTTCGACCGGCCTGTTAGCATTGCACCTCCCGCCTATACCGAACCGACCGAATGCCATATCCGCTTGAATATCGTCATCCAGGTCGTCGGGAGTCGTGGAGATGTTCAGCCTTTCGTCGCGCTCGGCAACGACCTACAACGCCACGGTCATAGAGTTCGCCTCGCTACTCACGATTCCTTTGCCGACTTTGTACTCAAATCTGGCCTTGAGTTTTATCCGATTGGTGGCGATCCGACCGAGTTAATGGCGTATATGGTTAAGAACCCCGGCCTGATACCTTCCGTAAAGAGCCTCCGCGCTGGTGACATCCAGACCAAACGTCTTATGATTGCTGAGATGCTGGAAGGCTGTTGGCGGTCATGTACGGAGCCTGATCCTCTCAGTAAACAGCCATTTGTTGCCGATGCTATCATCGCAAACCCGCCCAGTTTCGCGCATGTCCATTGCGCTCAAGCGCTTGGTATCCCACTACATCTTGTGTTCACTATGCCCTGGAGCAGTACGAAGCACTTTTGTCACCCTTTAGCCAATATTAATGCTAAAGATAGCGGTATCTCGCCTGCTGTAGCTAACCAGATCTCATATATGGCTGTTGAATGGATGACCTGGCAAGG ACTCGGCGACATCATCAATACGTGGAGACAAAGCCTGGATTTAGAAGACATCCCTTTTTCTGAAGGCGCTGGCCTGCTTGAGACGCTGCAGATCCCTTTTACTTATTGCTGGTCCCCAGCACTCATTCCCAAACCTCTCGATTGGCCGGACCACATTG ATGTGtgtggcttcttcttccgcGACACACCACAGTATACCCCCGAACCGAGCCTTGCCACCTTTTTACGCGACGGACCTCCACCGATATATATTGGCTTTGGAAGCATCGTTATTGACGATGCTGACAAGCTAACGGCCACATTGGTAGACGCTGTGAAGGGGACAGGCGTTCGCGCAATCATCTCCAAAGGGTGGA CCGACAAGGACATCTTCTATCTCGGGGACTGCCCGCATGAATGGCTATTCCAGCAAGTCACAGCTGTTATCCATCACGGCGGAGCTGGGACGACCGCATGTGGGCTGCTTAATGGAAAGCCAACGGCCATTGTACCCTTCTTTGGCGA CCAACCCTTCTGGGGTACCATGGTCCATGCTGCAGGTGCAGGTCCCATGCCAATCTCTCAAAAGATGCTTGATAGTCAAAACCTCAGTCACGCCATCAGGTATTGTTTGACTCCAGGTGCGCTCGCGGCTGCAAGAGGCATGGCAGAGAAGATGCGGCAAGAAAACGAAGTCAGACAGGCTGTTAACTCATTTCACGCCAACCTTCCCCTGGATAAAATGCGTTGTGATATTATACCTGGGTTGCCGGCTGCTTGGTCTTACAAAACGGGGTCACAGCATCTCAAACTATCGAAAGCGGCGGCAGAGGTTTTAACGTCTAGCAGCAGGGTCAAATGGGTCGACCTTAAACG TTACGAGTCTCGGCCTATCGACATACAGCGCCGCAGGTATGATCCCCTCACAGCTGTCATCTCATCGGGGTTCAAGATGTATACTGGCATAGTGGCCTCAGCAGCAGACATTGTCATCAAGCCAGCACAGGTATTGATGGCAGAAAGACCCAACACTGGAGACCCAAAATCGGTTGGGAAGTCGAATACGCAAGCATTAGAAGACCCCGTGTACGGTAGATCTGCTGCACTTGACCTACCTTCTGGCGATCAGATCAAAAAGAACCACAAAAGCCGCGCTGGTGCCGCCGTTTCTGGATCTGCCGGTGCGTTTGGCGATGTCTTCAAGGCCGTCGGAAAGGGCATCTACCTTGATATACCGCACGCGCTTGAGGAGGGTATGCGTGTTGCTCCACGACTGTACGGTGGCGAGGTGTATGACCCTGGTCCTGTGACAGGTTGGAAATCAGGGGGCATCGCTGCGGTAAAGAACTTCAGTCACGGAATTGTAGAGGGAGTCGGCGGACTGGTTATGTCACCTGTGCGAGGTGCGAAAAAGGAGGGAACAGTAGGCGCAGCCAAGGGTGTGGGCATAGGAGTGCTCAATTTGACCACGAAGGTGACATCAGGGACATTAGGGTTACTCACGTTTACCAGCCAAGGCGCCTACAAGAGTGTTCGTGCTTCCATGCGCAGGGATACGCGAAAGACCATCAAGCAGTCACGGCAGGCCGAAGGTATTGCTATCATGCGGGAGGGTAAACATCGTGTCGATACAGGAGCGGTGCTCATGGCTTTCGATCACCGGGTGGCGCGAATGCCGGAGAGCAAGCAGTGGATAGATTTATCAGGTTCTAAGAGATAG